The genomic segment GCCTATTATACATGAATTACTATTTTATTTAAAATAGGAATGAAATTTTACATCCCGTTAACGTACTCTTAATCCCTACTTGAACGTCTAACTTCATAATGTAGTCATGAGCAAAGACATGTTTAGGATAAGGGAGGCTTAATAAGACAACATGTTGAAGAAGAAAATTCTCGTCGTCGATGACGAGCCCTCCATCTCCATGCTGATTGAATTCAACCTGAAGCTAGCCGGATACGACGTCAGATGCGTAGATGACGGAGAAGCCGTTTTTGATATGCTGCGCCCCTTTCGGCCAGATCTCATCGTTCTTGATTTAATGCTGCCGAAAATGGATGGCATTCAAGTATGCCGCGAGCTGCGCAAGCAAAACAACGCCGTTCCCATCGTCATGCTGACCGCCCTGCAGGATGTTACTGATAAAATTGCCGGCCTCGATAATGGCGCTGACGATTATATGACGAAGCCGTTCAGCCCGCAGGAGCTGATTTCGCGCATCCAGGCGATTTTCCGCAGACTGCAGTCGCTGCCTGGCGCAGCACCATCAAGCGCCATTGACATTGGCCGCATGTCGGTACGTCCCGATGAACGGGAAGTGCTGATTGATGGCAAGCTGATCGAGCTGACGCCAAAGGAATTCGAGCTGCTCGTCTTCCTCTGCAAGCATAAAGGCAAGGTGCTGAGCCGCCAGC from the Paenibacillus sp. BIHB 4019 genome contains:
- a CDS encoding response regulator transcription factor, with the translated sequence MLKKKILVVDDEPSISMLIEFNLKLAGYDVRCVDDGEAVFDMLRPFRPDLIVLDLMLPKMDGIQVCRELRKQNNAVPIVMLTALQDVTDKIAGLDNGADDYMTKPFSPQELISRIQAIFRRLQSLPGAAPSSAIDIGRMSVRPDEREVLIDGKLIELTPKEFELLVFLCKHKGKVLSRQQLLHGVWDYHFLGDTRIVDVHISHLRDKIEKNARTPEYIMTVRNVGYKLHGPSALEQTLA